In a genomic window of Curtobacterium flaccumfaciens pv. betae:
- a CDS encoding ABC transporter ATP-binding protein — protein sequence MTTPVLEARDLARTYGRGATRFDALKGVSLAVHQGESLAIVGKSGSGKSTLMHLLALLDKPSAGQVLLDGTDAATLGARQVNRTRNSTFGFVFQQFFLTPKTSVLDNVVLPLKIAGVSGAERKRRGMAALDALGLADKAKNDANDLSGGQKQRVVIARALVGEPSVIFADEPTGNLDTNTGQVVEDMLFGLQRERGITLVAVTHDEELAARCDRSVNVRDGLIVGGSDDAVDASATHGRHSA from the coding sequence ATGACCACTCCCGTGCTCGAGGCCCGTGACCTCGCCAGGACCTACGGCCGCGGCGCGACGCGGTTCGACGCGCTCAAGGGGGTGTCGCTGGCGGTGCACCAGGGTGAGAGCCTGGCGATCGTCGGCAAGTCCGGCTCCGGCAAGTCGACGCTGATGCACCTGCTCGCACTGCTCGACAAGCCGTCGGCCGGACAGGTGCTGCTCGACGGCACCGACGCGGCGACGCTCGGTGCGCGGCAGGTCAACCGCACCCGGAACAGCACCTTCGGGTTCGTGTTCCAGCAGTTCTTCCTGACGCCGAAGACCTCGGTGCTCGACAACGTCGTGCTCCCGCTCAAGATCGCCGGTGTCTCCGGAGCCGAGCGGAAGCGCCGGGGCATGGCAGCCCTCGATGCGCTCGGGTTGGCCGACAAGGCGAAGAACGACGCCAACGACCTGTCCGGCGGCCAGAAGCAGCGCGTGGTCATCGCCCGGGCGCTGGTCGGTGAGCCGAGCGTGATCTTCGCCGACGAGCCGACCGGCAACCTCGACACGAACACGGGGCAGGTGGTCGAGGACATGCTGTTCGGGCTGCAGCGCGAGCGGGGGATCACGCTCGTCGCGGTCACGCACGACGAAGAGCTCGCCGCGCGCTGCGACCGCAGCGTGAACGTCCGCGACGGCCTGATCGTCGGCGGCTCGGACGACGCGGTCGACGCGTCTGCCACGCACGGAAGGCACTCCGCATGA
- a CDS encoding ABC transporter permease has translation MNFLDLLRTAVSNTFRSKLRTTLTVIAIFIGAFTITLTSAIGTGVSNYIDSQVSSIGDDGTLVVTKAVDSTSTDSGPAKYDPEASGQSVDRGPASFSYLSQSDVDAIKKTDGIKGLRPAVALAPKYAEYGDKGKYVVSLTANAGELDADLASGKQLDDETDANQVMLPTDYLKNMGLGSASAAVGKELTIAVDDYQGKPHTLTATVVGVQNESLFGSGAGANAALTDAMQAAQEIGKPDSIATSYASATATLDSDASVTTVKKSLADDGFLGQTIQDQLGQFQTVISGIVGVLNAFAVIALVAAGFGIINTLLMSVQERTREIGLMKAMGMGGGKVYTLFSLEAVFIGFLGSAIGAGVAILLGTGISNVLAGTLLKDLPGLQIMQFAPGSVATIILVVMFIAFLAGTLPARRAARQNPIEALRYE, from the coding sequence ATGAACTTCCTCGACCTCCTGCGCACCGCGGTCTCGAACACCTTCCGCTCGAAGCTGCGCACGACCCTGACCGTCATCGCGATCTTCATCGGCGCCTTCACGATCACCCTGACCTCGGCCATCGGCACGGGCGTCAGCAACTACATCGACAGCCAGGTCTCCTCGATCGGAGACGACGGCACCCTGGTCGTCACGAAGGCCGTGGACTCCACCTCGACCGACAGCGGCCCGGCGAAGTACGACCCCGAGGCCTCGGGCCAGAGCGTCGACCGCGGCCCGGCGTCGTTCTCGTACCTGTCGCAGTCCGACGTCGACGCGATCAAGAAGACGGACGGCATCAAGGGCCTCCGCCCCGCGGTCGCCCTCGCACCGAAGTACGCCGAGTACGGGGACAAGGGCAAGTACGTCGTCTCGCTCACGGCCAACGCCGGCGAGCTCGACGCCGACCTGGCGAGCGGCAAGCAGCTCGACGACGAGACCGACGCCAACCAGGTGATGCTGCCGACGGACTACCTGAAGAACATGGGCCTCGGCAGCGCGTCGGCCGCCGTCGGCAAGGAGCTCACGATCGCCGTCGACGACTACCAGGGCAAGCCGCACACGCTCACCGCCACAGTCGTCGGGGTGCAGAACGAGTCGCTGTTCGGCAGCGGTGCCGGGGCGAACGCCGCACTGACCGACGCCATGCAGGCGGCGCAGGAGATCGGCAAGCCCGACTCGATCGCCACGTCCTACGCCAGCGCCACCGCGACGCTCGACTCCGACGCCTCCGTCACCACGGTCAAGAAGTCCCTGGCCGACGACGGGTTCCTCGGTCAGACCATCCAGGACCAGCTCGGCCAGTTCCAGACCGTCATCAGCGGCATCGTCGGGGTCCTGAACGCCTTCGCCGTGATCGCGCTCGTCGCCGCCGGCTTCGGCATCATCAACACCCTGCTCATGAGCGTGCAGGAGCGCACCCGCGAGATCGGCCTCATGAAGGCGATGGGCATGGGTGGCGGCAAGGTCTACACGCTGTTCTCGCTCGAGGCGGTGTTCATCGGGTTCCTCGGCAGCGCCATCGGCGCCGGGGTCGCGATCCTGCTCGGCACCGGGATCTCGAACGTCCTGGCCGGCACGCTCCTCAAGGACCTGCCGGGGCTGCAGATCATGCAGTTCGCGCCGGGCTCCGTCGCCACGATCATCCTCGTCGTGATGTTCATCGCGTTCCTGGCGGGCACCCTGCCGGCACGACGAGCGGCACGGCAGAACCCGATCGAGGCGCTCCGGTACGAGTGA
- a CDS encoding GNAT family N-acetyltransferase gives MTTFGRDLGDGYTLTLRDLTTVDPVLALVHANTDRLRAAEPWAWDPQTREAIALHTERLLGQFAMDRALPCVIRADDRIVGVASLTFDPYLGQASLGYWVDAGQEGRGVVRRAATVLIGVARARGSARMEIRTAVDNARSRGLAERLGFAHEGTLRGALPLGPERVDVAVYGLLL, from the coding sequence GTGACGACGTTCGGACGCGATCTCGGTGACGGCTACACGCTGACGCTGCGCGACCTGACGACGGTCGACCCGGTGCTCGCACTCGTGCACGCCAACACCGATCGTCTGCGGGCCGCCGAGCCCTGGGCCTGGGACCCCCAGACCCGCGAGGCCATCGCCCTGCACACCGAGCGGCTGCTCGGTCAGTTCGCGATGGACCGCGCGCTGCCCTGCGTCATCCGGGCGGACGACCGCATCGTCGGGGTGGCCTCGCTGACGTTCGATCCGTACCTGGGCCAGGCATCGCTCGGCTACTGGGTGGACGCCGGACAGGAGGGCCGTGGTGTCGTCCGGCGGGCCGCCACCGTGCTGATCGGGGTCGCCCGGGCGCGCGGGTCCGCACGGATGGAGATCCGGACGGCGGTCGACAACGCGCGGAGCCGGGGACTCGCCGAGCGGCTTGGCTTCGCGCACGAGGGCACCCTGCGCGGCGCGCTGCCCCTCGGGCCCGAGCGTGTCGACGTCGCGGTGTACGGCCTGCTGCTCTGA
- a CDS encoding TetR/AcrR family transcriptional regulator codes for MPDSATPSELGLRDRKRIETRNRIAEAARSLALEQGVDGTTIEQIAARADVSPRTFFNYFESKEDAVLGHTELDLEPATLEAHLAAVAGEPAEQAVVDLAFLVFGSSFGDEHERLERKAVIVRFPQLMRRQVARMTTVAEAMTGAVRTILERDPAWGPEAATPQAAEMLLGMCMTGLRSAARYEGSDPEQVRAAVVASIRDTAARIAAA; via the coding sequence ATGCCCGACTCCGCGACGCCGTCAGAACTCGGTCTCCGTGACCGCAAGCGCATCGAGACCCGCAACCGCATCGCCGAGGCGGCTCGGTCCCTGGCCCTCGAGCAGGGCGTCGACGGCACCACGATCGAGCAGATCGCCGCGCGGGCCGACGTCTCCCCGCGGACGTTCTTCAACTACTTCGAGAGCAAGGAGGACGCGGTCCTCGGGCACACCGAGCTCGACCTCGAACCCGCCACCCTCGAGGCGCACCTGGCGGCCGTCGCAGGGGAGCCGGCGGAGCAGGCCGTCGTGGACCTGGCGTTCCTGGTGTTCGGGTCGTCGTTCGGCGACGAGCACGAGCGGCTCGAGCGCAAGGCCGTCATCGTGCGGTTCCCGCAGCTGATGCGTCGGCAGGTCGCGCGGATGACCACCGTTGCCGAGGCGATGACCGGCGCCGTGCGCACGATCCTCGAACGCGACCCGGCCTGGGGCCCGGAGGCCGCGACCCCGCAGGCGGCCGAGATGCTCCTCGGCATGTGCATGACGGGCCTCCGCAGTGCCGCTCGGTACGAGGGTTCCGACCCGGAGCAGGTGCGGGCGGCGGTGGTCGCGTCGATCCGCGACACGGCGGCGCGCATCGCCGCGGCCTGA
- a CDS encoding glycine betaine ABC transporter substrate-binding protein produces the protein MTRRTRSTRRTRTRVGAAAFVAGATALVLTGCGLQPATSFVPEAGAGSIQRIDDLPAGAHITVTSKNFTEQLVLGKIAVLAAKAAGFDVTDETNVPGSVAVRELMTSHAADFTYEYTGTAWLTFMGHTKGIPDKTEQWTAVKKEDAGNGLTWLEPAPMNNTYAFAVRNEAVKELGDVKTLSDITKLPVDQRTFCVESEFNSRADGFKPMLKKYGLELGGSGSNGVPSSNVSILDTGTVYTATDRGKCNFGEVFTTDGRIKSLGLTVLDDDKGFFPAYNVAPVIDSKTLKEYPQLEGIYDQISPKLTDAVLQELNRQVDVEGREPADVAFDWMVKEGFITKP, from the coding sequence ATGACCCGCCGCACACGCAGCACCCGCCGCACCCGCACCCGGGTCGGAGCCGCCGCGTTCGTCGCCGGTGCCACCGCCCTCGTCCTGACCGGGTGCGGCCTGCAGCCCGCGACGTCGTTCGTGCCCGAGGCCGGCGCCGGCTCCATCCAGCGCATCGACGACCTGCCGGCCGGCGCCCACATCACCGTGACGTCGAAGAACTTCACCGAGCAGCTCGTGCTCGGCAAGATCGCCGTGCTCGCCGCCAAGGCCGCCGGGTTCGACGTCACCGACGAGACGAACGTGCCCGGCAGTGTCGCGGTCCGTGAGCTGATGACCTCGCACGCGGCCGACTTCACGTACGAGTACACCGGTACCGCTTGGCTGACCTTCATGGGTCACACGAAGGGGATCCCGGACAAGACCGAGCAGTGGACGGCGGTGAAGAAGGAGGACGCCGGCAACGGACTGACGTGGCTCGAACCCGCGCCGATGAACAACACCTACGCGTTCGCCGTCCGCAACGAGGCCGTCAAGGAGCTCGGGGACGTCAAGACGCTCTCCGACATCACCAAGCTGCCGGTCGACCAGCGCACGTTCTGTGTCGAGTCGGAGTTCAACTCCCGTGCCGACGGCTTCAAGCCGATGCTCAAGAAGTACGGCTTGGAGCTCGGCGGTTCGGGGTCGAACGGGGTGCCGAGCAGCAACGTGAGCATCCTCGACACCGGCACGGTCTACACGGCCACCGACCGGGGCAAGTGCAACTTCGGTGAGGTCTTCACCACCGACGGCCGCATCAAGTCGCTCGGGCTCACGGTGCTCGATGACGACAAGGGCTTCTTCCCGGCGTACAACGTCGCGCCCGTCATCGACTCGAAGACGCTCAAGGAGTACCCGCAGCTCGAGGGGATCTACGACCAGATCTCGCCGAAGCTCACGGACGCCGTGCTGCAGGAGCTCAACCGTCAGGTCGACGTCGAGGGGCGTGAGCCGGCCGACGTCGCCTTCGACTGGATGGTGAAGGAGGGCTTCATCACGAAGCCCTGA